In the genome of Micrococcales bacterium, one region contains:
- the dnaE gene encoding DNA polymerase III subunit alpha, whose amino-acid sequence MSDSFVHLHVHTEYSMLDGAARLDDLFAEAARLEMPAIAMTDHGNVFGAYDFYKKGQKYGVKPIIGIEGYYAPQGRHTRAPYDFGDVPGDDVGEDGVPASKGKQAYTHMTVLAETTEGMHNLFRLSSMASIEGYYRKPRFDRELLDRYGKGLIATTGCPSGEVNMWLRSGQYERALAAAADFRDILGAGNFYCELMDHGLDIERRHREDLRRIARTLDLPLVATNDLHYVREEDAAAHDVLLCIGTRATVNDEKRFRFNGSGYFLKSPEQMRAVWSELPEACDNTLLIAQRCNVEFDDSANLMPRFDVPDGETEESWLAKEVLRGLQQRFAPHPVPQTHRQQADYEISVINQMGYPSYFLVVADLVRHAKENGIRVGPGRGSAAGALIAWALGITELDPLEHGLIFERFLNPDRVSMPDIDMDFDERRRGEMIRYATEKYGADQVAQIVTYGSIKAKAAIKDSARALGLPYALSDQITKAMPDPVMGKDIPLSGIFDPKHQRYAEAADFRTLHDGDEQVQQVVATARGLEGLKRQPGVHAAGVILSRAKLLDVVPLWMRDDGSIITQFDMGACEELGLLKMDFLGLRNLTVLDDCLDNIERNKGETVVLEELPLDNAEAYRLLARGDTLGVFQLDGGPMRALLRSMKPDSFDDISAVLALYRPGPMGANAHNDYADRKNGRKPVEPIHAELAEPLEDILSETYGVIVYQEQVMTIAQNLAGYSLGQADLLRRAMGKKKKEILDKEFGPFAEGMRANGYGDAAIAKLWETLVPFADYAFNKAHSAGYGLVSYWTAYLKANYPTEYMAALLESVKDNKDKSAIYLAECRHMGVKVLPPDVNDSQSRFTAVDDTIRFGLSAVRNVGEAVVESIIASRTAKGRFGDFEDFLAKVEASACNKRVVESLIKAGAFDSLGHTRRGLISVHEAAVDEALSTKRAEAIGQFDLFGDMAQDEQSEELALQIPVGEWDKAVLLAHEREMLGLYVSDHPLFGLEAQLRSLADGAIADLTGSDNADGRVVTIAGLATQVARRITKGGKPYAQMAIEDLTGEIQVMVFPKVYEAVSPYCHTDAILVIKGRLDISEDSPRLMAMEVSAPDLSVDRNSPFVVTVAAQQCTPDTVERLKSVLGSHPGASEVHLQMVSGGRTTVLRLDEGFRVSATSSLGADLKALLGPHCIPNP is encoded by the coding sequence ATGTCGGACTCGTTCGTGCATCTGCACGTGCACACCGAGTACTCGATGCTTGATGGTGCTGCCCGCCTCGACGATCTCTTCGCGGAGGCTGCCCGGTTGGAGATGCCAGCCATCGCGATGACCGACCACGGCAACGTGTTCGGCGCCTACGACTTCTACAAGAAGGGCCAGAAGTACGGGGTTAAGCCGATCATCGGCATCGAGGGGTACTACGCGCCCCAGGGCCGGCACACCAGAGCACCGTACGATTTCGGCGACGTGCCCGGTGACGACGTCGGCGAGGACGGCGTGCCCGCCTCGAAGGGCAAGCAGGCCTACACCCACATGACGGTCCTGGCCGAGACGACTGAGGGGATGCACAACCTCTTCCGGCTGTCGAGCATGGCCAGCATCGAGGGGTACTACCGCAAGCCCCGGTTCGACCGGGAGCTGCTCGACCGGTACGGCAAAGGCCTCATCGCCACGACGGGCTGCCCGAGCGGCGAGGTGAACATGTGGCTGCGATCGGGGCAGTACGAGCGGGCCCTGGCAGCCGCGGCCGACTTCCGGGACATCCTGGGGGCCGGCAACTTCTACTGCGAACTGATGGACCACGGCCTGGACATCGAGCGGCGCCACCGTGAGGACCTGCGGCGGATCGCGCGCACACTGGACCTCCCGCTGGTGGCCACCAACGACCTGCACTACGTGCGTGAGGAGGATGCCGCGGCCCATGACGTCCTGTTGTGCATCGGGACCCGGGCCACCGTGAACGACGAGAAGCGGTTCCGCTTCAACGGCTCCGGGTACTTCCTGAAGTCCCCGGAGCAGATGCGTGCGGTGTGGTCGGAACTGCCCGAGGCCTGCGACAACACACTGCTCATCGCGCAGCGGTGCAACGTCGAGTTCGACGACTCGGCCAACCTCATGCCACGCTTCGACGTCCCGGACGGTGAGACCGAGGAGTCCTGGCTGGCCAAGGAGGTCCTGCGCGGGCTGCAACAGCGGTTCGCCCCGCATCCTGTCCCGCAGACCCACCGGCAGCAGGCCGACTACGAGATCTCCGTGATCAACCAAATGGGGTACCCGAGCTACTTCCTCGTCGTGGCCGACCTGGTCCGCCACGCCAAGGAGAATGGCATCCGGGTGGGGCCTGGTCGCGGGTCGGCGGCGGGAGCGCTCATCGCCTGGGCGCTGGGAATCACCGAACTGGACCCGCTGGAACACGGCCTGATCTTCGAGCGCTTCCTCAACCCCGACCGGGTGTCCATGCCCGATATCGACATGGACTTCGACGAGCGCCGGCGTGGCGAGATGATCCGCTACGCCACCGAGAAGTACGGCGCCGACCAGGTCGCGCAGATCGTGACATACGGGTCCATCAAGGCCAAGGCCGCGATCAAGGACTCCGCCCGGGCACTGGGCCTGCCCTACGCGTTGAGCGACCAGATCACCAAGGCCATGCCGGACCCGGTGATGGGCAAGGACATCCCGCTGTCGGGGATCTTCGACCCCAAGCACCAGCGGTACGCGGAGGCCGCCGACTTCCGCACCCTGCATGACGGCGACGAGCAGGTGCAGCAGGTGGTGGCCACCGCCCGTGGCCTGGAGGGCCTGAAACGTCAGCCCGGGGTGCACGCCGCCGGCGTCATCTTGTCCCGCGCGAAACTGCTGGACGTCGTGCCGTTGTGGATGCGCGACGACGGCTCGATCATCACCCAGTTCGACATGGGTGCGTGCGAGGAACTCGGTCTGCTCAAGATGGACTTCCTCGGACTGCGCAACCTCACGGTGCTCGACGACTGCCTGGACAACATCGAGCGGAACAAGGGCGAGACAGTGGTGCTGGAGGAGTTGCCGCTGGACAACGCCGAGGCGTACCGACTGCTCGCCCGCGGGGACACCCTCGGGGTTTTCCAACTCGACGGCGGACCGATGCGTGCGCTGCTGCGCTCGATGAAGCCGGACTCCTTCGACGACATCAGCGCGGTGCTGGCCCTGTACCGGCCGGGCCCGATGGGTGCCAATGCCCACAACGACTATGCCGACCGCAAGAACGGCCGTAAGCCGGTTGAACCCATCCACGCGGAACTGGCCGAGCCACTCGAGGACATCCTCAGCGAGACCTACGGCGTGATCGTGTACCAGGAACAGGTCATGACCATCGCGCAGAATCTGGCCGGGTACAGCTTGGGTCAAGCAGACCTTCTGCGCCGCGCGATGGGCAAGAAGAAGAAGGAGATCCTGGACAAGGAGTTCGGACCCTTCGCCGAGGGCATGCGGGCCAACGGTTACGGCGACGCTGCGATCGCCAAACTGTGGGAAACGCTCGTCCCCTTCGCCGACTACGCGTTCAACAAGGCGCACTCGGCTGGCTACGGCCTGGTGTCCTACTGGACGGCCTACTTGAAGGCCAACTACCCGACCGAGTACATGGCCGCGCTGCTGGAGTCGGTCAAGGACAACAAGGACAAGAGCGCGATCTACCTGGCCGAATGCCGGCACATGGGCGTCAAGGTCCTGCCACCCGACGTCAACGACTCGCAGTCGCGCTTCACCGCGGTGGACGACACGATCCGCTTCGGGCTGTCGGCGGTGCGCAACGTCGGCGAGGCGGTCGTGGAGTCGATCATCGCCTCCCGCACGGCGAAGGGACGGTTCGGCGACTTCGAGGACTTCCTGGCCAAAGTCGAGGCCTCCGCGTGCAACAAGCGGGTGGTGGAGTCGCTGATCAAGGCCGGGGCGTTCGACTCTCTGGGCCACACGCGGCGGGGTTTGATCAGTGTCCACGAAGCCGCCGTCGACGAGGCGCTGAGCACCAAGCGCGCCGAGGCCATCGGACAGTTCGACCTTTTCGGCGACATGGCCCAGGACGAGCAGAGCGAGGAACTCGCGCTGCAGATCCCAGTCGGGGAGTGGGACAAGGCGGTGCTGCTGGCCCATGAGCGGGAAATGCTCGGGTTGTACGTTTCCGACCACCCGCTGTTCGGTCTCGAGGCGCAGTTGCGTTCGCTGGCCGACGGGGCGATCGCGGACCTCACCGGATCGGACAACGCCGACGGCCGGGTGGTCACCATCGCGGGGCTGGCCACGCAGGTGGCGCGCCGCATCACCAAGGGCGGCAAGCCTTACGCGCAGATGGCCATCGAGGACCTCACCGGCGAGATCCAGGTGATGGTCTTCCCCAAGGTGTACGAGGCGGTCTCGCCGTACTGCCATACGGACGCGATCCTGGTGATCAAGGGACGTCTGGACATCAGCGAGGACTCACCGCGGCTGATGGCCATGGAGGTGTCCGCCCCGGACCTGTCCGTGGACCGCAATAGTCCCTTCGTCGTCACCGTGGCGGCTCAACAATGCACCCCGGACACCGTGGAGCGGCTCAAGTCGGTCCTGGGCTCCCACCCGGGTGCCAGCGAGGTCCACCTGCAGATGGTGTCGGGCGGGCGCACCACGGTGCTGCGGCTCGACGAGGGCTTCCGGGTCTCCGCGACCTCGTCGCTCGGCGCGGACCTCAAGGCCCTGCTGGGACCGCACTGCATCCCGAACCCGTGA
- the ybaK gene encoding Cys-tRNA(Pro) deacylase, translated as MSAKKKSASTPALVALQESGTPYAAHEYGHDPDETAFGLEAAAALQLDPARVFKTLVADVDGQLVVACVPVSSQPSLKALAAALGAGRALIADAKVAEKTTGYVVGGISPIGQRKHLPTIIDASALDHSTIYVSGGRRGLDIELKPDDLISLTKARTAPIRS; from the coding sequence GTGTCGGCCAAGAAGAAGAGCGCATCGACGCCCGCGCTGGTCGCCTTGCAGGAATCAGGCACTCCGTACGCCGCGCACGAGTACGGCCATGACCCGGATGAGACCGCGTTCGGGCTCGAGGCGGCCGCGGCGCTGCAGTTGGACCCCGCGCGGGTGTTCAAGACCCTGGTGGCCGACGTCGACGGGCAGTTGGTGGTCGCCTGCGTTCCGGTCAGCAGCCAGCCGAGCCTCAAGGCCCTGGCAGCGGCACTGGGGGCGGGGCGGGCGTTGATCGCCGACGCCAAGGTCGCGGAGAAAACCACCGGCTACGTCGTCGGCGGCATCTCGCCCATCGGTCAGCGCAAGCACCTGCCCACCATCATCGACGCCTCGGCGCTGGATCACTCGACGATCTACGTGTCGGGCGGGCGCCGGGGACTGGACATCGAACTCAAACCCGACGACCTGATATCCCTCACGAAGGCCCGGACGGCCCCGATCCGTTCGTGA
- the lspA gene encoding signal peptidase II, which translates to MRHPAVLVAWATAAAVILVDQLSKAWAVATLEGQPDRQIVGELLRFSFVRNPGAAFGLGGGATIVFSLVAVAVVVVLVRMSTRLVSMWWAVALGLMLGGAVGNFIDRVFREPAPLQGHVVDFLRLPNWPVFNAADMSLVTAAILIVALSLFNVPYDRPRHEPADAAAA; encoded by the coding sequence ATGAGGCATCCGGCCGTGCTGGTCGCGTGGGCCACGGCGGCGGCCGTGATCCTGGTCGACCAGTTGAGCAAAGCGTGGGCGGTGGCCACGCTGGAGGGTCAGCCCGATCGCCAGATCGTCGGGGAGTTGCTGCGGTTCAGTTTCGTGCGCAATCCTGGCGCAGCCTTCGGCCTGGGCGGGGGAGCCACGATTGTCTTCAGCCTGGTGGCGGTGGCCGTGGTTGTGGTCTTGGTGCGCATGTCGACCAGGTTGGTGTCCATGTGGTGGGCGGTGGCCCTGGGACTGATGCTGGGCGGGGCGGTGGGCAACTTCATCGACCGCGTGTTCCGGGAACCGGCCCCCTTGCAGGGCCACGTCGTCGACTTCCTGCGCCTGCCGAATTGGCCGGTGTTCAACGCGGCGGACATGAGTCTGGTGACCGCGGCGATCCTGATCGTGGCCCTGAGCCTGTTCAACGTCCCCTACGACCGGCCCCGCCACGAGCCGGCCGACGCCGCGGCCGCATGA
- the hisD gene encoding histidinol dehydrogenase, which yields MLARIDLRTGQSFDVPRAAPQGQAAAVAHIIDQVRHGGAEAVLAAGERFDGIRPASLRVPADVIAAAEQALDPLVRKALLTAIDRTTRVHSDQLPANGVTELGPGAIVRQTWRPVRRVGLYVPGGRAVYPSSVVMNVVPARVAGVESMAVVSPPQTDNEGWPHPTILAACALLGIDEVYAAGGAQAVAMLALGVEGCEPVNIVTGPGNIYVTEAKRLLRGQVGIDSEAGPTEIAVVADDSADPAYVAADLISQAEHDVVAASVLITDSEALADAVDRELALQVAAAKHSERIREALTGRQSAVVLTRDLAQSLECADAYAAEHLEIHTRHAAQDAAAIRNAGAIFVGPYSPVSLGDYLAGSNHVLPTAGCACHSSGLNVTTFLRSVQVVEYDRAALAGLTDELEALALAEDLPSHAWAVTVRRDHGADA from the coding sequence ATGCTCGCCCGCATCGACCTGAGAACCGGACAGTCGTTCGACGTCCCCCGCGCCGCGCCGCAAGGCCAGGCCGCGGCGGTCGCGCACATCATCGACCAGGTGCGCCACGGTGGAGCTGAAGCGGTGCTGGCCGCAGGAGAGCGCTTCGACGGGATCCGTCCTGCGTCGTTGCGGGTGCCGGCCGATGTGATCGCTGCGGCGGAGCAGGCCCTCGATCCGCTGGTCCGCAAGGCGCTGCTGACCGCCATCGACCGCACCACCCGGGTGCACAGCGACCAGTTGCCCGCCAACGGTGTGACCGAACTCGGTCCGGGGGCCATCGTCCGGCAGACGTGGCGGCCGGTGCGCCGCGTCGGGTTGTACGTCCCCGGCGGCCGGGCGGTGTACCCGTCCAGCGTGGTGATGAACGTGGTCCCGGCCAGGGTGGCCGGCGTGGAGTCCATGGCGGTGGTCAGTCCGCCGCAGACCGACAACGAGGGCTGGCCGCACCCGACCATCCTGGCCGCATGTGCGCTGCTGGGCATCGACGAGGTGTATGCGGCCGGTGGCGCGCAGGCCGTGGCCATGTTGGCTCTCGGGGTGGAGGGCTGCGAACCGGTGAACATCGTCACCGGCCCCGGCAACATCTACGTCACCGAGGCGAAGCGGCTGCTGAGGGGTCAGGTCGGCATCGACAGCGAGGCCGGTCCCACCGAGATCGCCGTCGTCGCCGACGACAGCGCGGACCCCGCGTACGTCGCCGCGGACCTCATCTCGCAGGCCGAGCACGACGTGGTGGCCGCATCCGTGCTGATCACCGATTCCGAGGCCCTGGCCGACGCCGTGGACCGCGAACTGGCGCTTCAGGTGGCTGCAGCCAAGCACAGCGAGCGCATCCGGGAGGCACTGACCGGTCGGCAGAGCGCCGTGGTGCTCACCCGCGACCTGGCCCAGTCGCTGGAGTGTGCGGACGCGTATGCGGCCGAACACCTCGAGATCCACACCCGCCATGCCGCGCAGGATGCTGCCGCGATCCGCAACGCCGGTGCCATCTTCGTGGGCCCGTACAGTCCGGTGTCGCTCGGTGACTACCTGGCCGGCTCGAACCACGTGCTTCCCACTGCGGGGTGCGCCTGCCACTCCAGTGGCCTGAACGTCACCACCTTCCTGCGCAGCGTGCAGGTCGTGGAGTACGACCGTGCGGCCCTGGCGGGGCTCACCGACGAACTCGAGGCGCTCGCCCTGGCCGAGGATCTGCCGTCGCACGCGTGGGCGGTCACCGTCCGGCGCGATCACGGGGCCGACGCGTGA
- a CDS encoding isoleucine--tRNA ligase — protein sequence MYRQVPAKIDLPAMEREIITFWQKNDVFHRSLQQTADGPQWTFFEGPPTANGTPGVHHIEARVFKDLYPRYRTMKGYHVPRKAGWDCHGLPVELAVERELGFNGKPDIEAYGIGEFNLRCRESVLRHVDAFSEMTARMGYWVDMDQAYWTMSPEYIDSVWWSLKKIFDDGLLEQDHRVSPYCPRCGTTLSDHELAQGYETVVDPSVFVTCEVLDGDLVESFPGVQLLVWTTTPWTLVSNTAVAVSPEATYVVARSGDRTLVVAEDLLGATLGDDAQILHRLAGSDLQGVHYRPPFDLVDIPDAHFVILGDFVTTSDGSGIVHLAPAFGADDLAVCRAYNLPVVNPVRTDGTFDESLALVGGQFFKHADEDLVADMAARGLLFKRVPYEHAYPHCWRCHTPLIYYALPSWYIRTTAAKDALLAQNEATNWYPETIKWGRYGDWLRNNIDWALSRSRYWGTPLPIWRCDNDHLTAVGSRAELSRLAGDDLSAIDPHRPYVDDITIDCPQCDATATRVPEVIDCWYDSGAMPFAQFGYPAANAEEFEQSYPADFVCEAIDQTRGWFYTLMAVGTLVTGQNAYRNVLCLGHILDAEGRKMSKHLGNVLEPIPLMDAQGADALRWFMLASGSPLQARRVSAEAMQEVVSKVLSTLWSTASFQALYGGLAEWEPGRTAEPTLMDRWALSRTHSTVRAVDAALDQFDSQTAGRLIAELIDDLSNWYVRRSRRRFWDADPAALQTLHACLRDVVLIMAPFTPFITERLWQDLFARSEEVDSVHLAAWPAVADDLIDPDLEARMALVRRLVELGRAARAESGMKIRQPLSRALVAAERWPELDEQARTQIAEELNVLSLESLADAGAVVEVSVKPNFRTLGKRFGKRTPVVAAAITAADPARLAAAVRLGEGQVEVEGSPVSLTIDDVIVTEVPQEGWTVASGGGESVALDLHLDDRLLVLGTARDIVRTLQQARKDSGFEVTDRITVLWQSDDERVEQAFAEHGDMIAGEVLATEIVEAAAPAAMDLSDPDLRVALRRG from the coding sequence ATGTACCGACAGGTGCCCGCGAAGATCGACCTGCCCGCGATGGAACGCGAAATCATCACGTTCTGGCAGAAGAACGACGTCTTCCACCGCTCCCTGCAACAGACCGCCGACGGCCCGCAGTGGACGTTCTTCGAGGGACCGCCCACCGCCAACGGGACCCCCGGCGTGCACCACATCGAGGCGCGGGTGTTCAAGGACCTCTACCCCCGCTATCGGACGATGAAGGGGTACCACGTGCCCCGCAAGGCCGGCTGGGACTGCCATGGCTTGCCGGTGGAGCTGGCGGTCGAACGCGAGCTCGGTTTCAACGGCAAACCCGACATCGAGGCCTACGGCATCGGTGAGTTCAACCTGCGGTGCCGGGAGTCCGTCCTTCGGCACGTGGATGCCTTCTCCGAGATGACCGCCCGCATGGGCTACTGGGTCGACATGGACCAGGCGTACTGGACGATGTCACCGGAGTACATCGACAGCGTGTGGTGGTCGTTGAAGAAGATCTTCGATGACGGCCTGCTCGAACAGGACCATCGCGTCTCCCCCTACTGCCCCCGCTGCGGGACCACGCTCAGCGATCACGAACTGGCGCAGGGGTACGAAACCGTCGTGGATCCCTCCGTGTTCGTGACCTGCGAGGTCCTCGACGGCGATCTCGTTGAGAGCTTCCCCGGTGTGCAGTTGCTGGTGTGGACCACCACGCCCTGGACGTTGGTGTCGAACACCGCCGTGGCGGTCTCGCCGGAGGCAACGTACGTGGTGGCGCGCAGCGGAGATCGGACCCTGGTCGTCGCAGAGGACCTGCTCGGGGCCACCCTCGGAGACGACGCGCAGATCCTGCACCGGCTCGCGGGCAGCGACCTGCAAGGGGTCCACTACCGCCCGCCCTTCGACCTCGTCGACATCCCGGACGCTCACTTCGTGATCCTCGGTGATTTCGTGACCACCAGCGACGGTTCCGGGATCGTGCACCTGGCCCCGGCGTTCGGTGCCGACGACCTCGCCGTGTGCCGGGCCTACAACCTCCCGGTCGTCAACCCGGTGCGCACCGACGGCACGTTCGACGAATCGCTCGCCCTGGTGGGTGGCCAGTTCTTCAAACACGCCGACGAGGACCTCGTGGCCGACATGGCGGCCCGCGGACTGCTGTTCAAGCGGGTGCCGTACGAGCACGCCTACCCCCACTGCTGGCGGTGTCACACACCGCTGATCTACTACGCGCTGCCGTCCTGGTACATCCGCACCACGGCGGCCAAGGACGCCCTGCTCGCCCAGAACGAGGCGACGAACTGGTACCCGGAGACGATCAAGTGGGGTCGTTACGGGGACTGGCTGCGCAACAACATCGACTGGGCGTTGTCGCGGTCGCGCTACTGGGGCACCCCGCTGCCGATCTGGCGGTGCGACAACGACCATCTCACCGCGGTCGGCTCGCGCGCCGAACTGTCCCGGCTCGCCGGCGACGACCTCAGCGCGATCGACCCCCACCGGCCGTACGTCGACGACATCACCATCGACTGCCCGCAGTGCGACGCGACGGCCACCCGCGTGCCCGAGGTGATCGACTGCTGGTACGACTCCGGGGCCATGCCGTTCGCCCAATTCGGCTACCCCGCGGCCAACGCTGAGGAGTTCGAGCAGTCCTACCCGGCGGACTTCGTCTGCGAGGCCATCGACCAGACCCGCGGCTGGTTCTACACCCTCATGGCGGTGGGGACCCTCGTGACCGGGCAGAACGCCTACCGGAACGTGCTGTGCCTCGGGCACATCCTCGACGCCGAGGGCCGCAAGATGAGCAAACACCTGGGCAATGTGCTGGAGCCGATCCCGCTGATGGATGCGCAGGGCGCCGACGCCCTGCGCTGGTTCATGCTCGCCTCAGGCTCCCCGTTACAGGCCCGCCGGGTCAGTGCGGAGGCCATGCAGGAGGTCGTCAGCAAAGTGCTGTCGACCCTGTGGAGCACCGCGTCCTTCCAGGCGCTGTACGGCGGGTTGGCCGAGTGGGAGCCCGGCCGGACCGCCGAGCCGACCCTCATGGACCGGTGGGCGCTGTCGCGCACCCACAGCACGGTGCGGGCGGTGGATGCCGCGCTGGACCAGTTCGACTCCCAGACCGCTGGGCGCCTCATCGCCGAACTGATCGACGACCTGTCCAACTGGTACGTGCGCCGCTCGCGGCGGCGGTTCTGGGACGCGGACCCGGCGGCACTGCAGACGCTGCACGCCTGCCTGCGGGACGTGGTCCTGATCATGGCGCCGTTCACGCCGTTCATCACCGAGCGGCTGTGGCAGGACCTGTTCGCGCGCTCCGAGGAGGTCGACAGCGTGCACCTGGCAGCCTGGCCGGCCGTGGCCGACGACCTCATCGACCCCGATCTCGAGGCCCGGATGGCCCTGGTCCGCCGGTTGGTCGAGTTGGGCCGCGCCGCCCGCGCCGAATCCGGCATGAAGATCCGGCAGCCGCTCTCGCGGGCCCTGGTGGCCGCCGAACGGTGGCCGGAGCTCGATGAGCAGGCGCGCACGCAGATCGCCGAGGAACTCAACGTGCTGTCCCTGGAGTCGCTGGCGGACGCCGGTGCCGTCGTGGAGGTCAGCGTCAAGCCCAACTTCCGCACCCTCGGCAAGCGGTTCGGCAAGCGCACACCTGTGGTCGCCGCGGCCATCACAGCGGCCGATCCCGCCCGGCTGGCGGCCGCCGTGCGCCTAGGTGAAGGTCAGGTCGAGGTTGAAGGTTCGCCCGTTTCGCTGACGATCGACGACGTGATCGTGACAGAAGTCCCCCAGGAGGGGTGGACCGTGGCCAGTGGGGGCGGCGAATCCGTCGCGCTGGACCTGCATCTCGACGACCGGCTCCTGGTCCTGGGGACCGCTCGCGACATCGTGCGGACACTGCAGCAGGCGCGCAAGGACTCCGGCTTCGAGGTCACCGACCGCATCACTGTGTTGTGGCAGTCCGACGACGAACGGGTCGAGCAGGCGTTCGCTGAACACGGCGACATGATCGCAGGAGAGGTGCTGGCCACCGAGATCGTCGAAGCGGCGGCACCGGCGGCGATGGATCTGTCGGACCCGGACCTGCGCGTGGCGCTGCGGCGGGGCTAA
- a CDS encoding cell division protein SepF, which produces MSPSAYADVRSIGEGFRAGDVVSMDLSGLTADDAKRMIDFASGLTFGLQGTIERIGGKVFLLTPKGVEVTASVRSALIS; this is translated from the coding sequence ATGAGTCCGTCGGCGTACGCGGACGTGCGTTCCATCGGTGAAGGATTCCGTGCCGGTGACGTGGTCTCGATGGACCTGTCCGGTCTTACCGCGGACGACGCCAAGCGCATGATCGACTTCGCCTCGGGGCTGACCTTCGGTCTGCAGGGAACGATCGAGCGCATCGGGGGCAAGGTGTTCCTGCTCACGCCGAAGGGTGTGGAGGTCACTGCCTCCGTGCGGTCCGCACTGATCTCTTAG
- a CDS encoding RluA family pseudouridine synthase, translating into MSERTYPVPDGLDGQRLDQALARMLGVSRSRAADLVDHAQVTVDGELVPKSSRVLADQTVIVQDLDVIAVPPPAMDLPVLYVDDDLIVVDKPVGMAAHASPGWDGPTVVDALARGGFQIAAVGADERQGVVHRLDVGTSGVMVVAKSARAYSALKRDFKERRVDKVYHALVQGHPDPATGTVDAPIARDPRHDHRFAVVAGGRPSVTHYRTLEGHRFASLLEVTLETGRTHQIRVHMSALHHPCCGDTAYGADPVLAQRLGLHRQWLHAVRLGFRHPASGRPVEFTSAYPDDLARALEVIREA; encoded by the coding sequence ATGAGCGAGCGCACGTACCCCGTGCCGGACGGCCTCGACGGCCAGCGCCTGGATCAGGCGCTGGCGCGGATGCTGGGTGTGTCCCGCAGCCGGGCCGCTGATCTCGTGGACCATGCCCAGGTCACCGTCGATGGGGAGCTGGTGCCGAAGTCCTCGCGGGTGCTGGCCGACCAGACTGTCATCGTGCAGGACCTCGACGTGATTGCCGTACCGCCACCGGCCATGGACCTGCCGGTCCTGTACGTCGACGACGACCTGATCGTGGTGGACAAGCCGGTGGGCATGGCCGCCCATGCCAGCCCCGGTTGGGACGGTCCGACGGTGGTGGACGCCCTGGCCCGGGGTGGCTTCCAGATCGCCGCGGTCGGAGCCGATGAGCGGCAGGGTGTCGTGCATCGGCTCGACGTGGGCACCAGCGGGGTCATGGTGGTCGCAAAGTCCGCGCGGGCGTATTCGGCGCTGAAACGGGACTTCAAGGAGCGCCGGGTCGACAAGGTGTACCACGCGCTGGTCCAGGGCCATCCCGACCCGGCCACCGGGACCGTCGACGCCCCGATCGCCCGCGACCCCCGCCACGACCACAGGTTCGCCGTCGTGGCCGGCGGCCGGCCGAGCGTCACCCATTACCGGACGCTCGAGGGCCACCGCTTCGCGTCGTTGCTGGAGGTGACTCTGGAGACCGGGCGGACCCATCAGATCCGCGTGCACATGTCGGCCCTGCACCACCCGTGCTGCGGCGACACGGCGTACGGCGCAGACCCGGTCCTCGCCCAGCGCCTCGGGCTGCACCGGCAGTGGCTGCACGCCGTGCGCCTGGGATTCCGGCATCCCGCTTCCGGCCGTCCGGTGGAGTTCACCAGTGCCTACCCGGACGACCTCGCCCGCGCCCTCGAGGTGATCCGAGAGGCATGA
- a CDS encoding YggT family protein produces MLARDWQPKGVVLIIAEIIYTLTDPPLRLLRRIIPPIRFGGIALDVAFLVLFIGLQILIAVVARF; encoded by the coding sequence ATGCTCGCCCGGGACTGGCAGCCGAAGGGCGTCGTCCTGATCATCGCCGAGATCATCTACACACTGACCGATCCGCCCCTGCGCTTGCTGCGCCGCATCATCCCCCCGATCCGCTTCGGCGGGATCGCCTTGGACGTGGCGTTCCTCGTGCTGTTCATCGGCCTGCAGATCCTCATCGCCGTGGTGGCGAGGTTCTGA
- a CDS encoding DUF167 domain-containing protein: MISRSIAGRSIFAGTCRYIRLLLRTPFEGSDVVVATGSYGGRVSGRPFRGSIRVRPGASRTAVGGQYGEPPALVVRVTARAADGKANAAVVVALAQALGVPRSRIAIVAGRTARSKVVEIADPPADLAHGWAGLLQGRG; the protein is encoded by the coding sequence ATGATTTCGCGTTCCATCGCGGGCAGGTCGATCTTCGCGGGCACCTGTCGGTACATTCGGCTCCTTCTTAGGACTCCCTTCGAGGGTAGCGACGTGGTGGTCGCTACCGGGTCGTACGGTGGCCGCGTGAGCGGTCGGCCCTTCCGGGGATCCATCCGGGTCAGGCCCGGGGCCAGTCGCACGGCCGTCGGCGGGCAGTACGGCGAACCCCCCGCCCTGGTGGTTCGCGTGACGGCACGCGCCGCCGATGGCAAGGCCAATGCCGCCGTGGTGGTCGCCCTGGCGCAGGCCCTCGGGGTGCCCCGCTCCCGGATCGCCATCGTCGCGGGTCGCACCGCTCGCAGCAAGGTCGTCGAGATCGCCGACCCGCCCGCGGACCTCGCGCACGGTTGGGCCGGGCTTCTGCAGGGGCGGGGGTGA